The Triticum aestivum cultivar Chinese Spring chromosome 7B, IWGSC CS RefSeq v2.1, whole genome shotgun sequence genome window below encodes:
- the LOC123160168 gene encoding myricetin 3-O-rhamnoside 1,2-glucosyltransferase UGT709G2-like: MDAAVHVLVFPWPRQGHINPMLQFATALVDVGVQVTFLHTEHNLRRLAQAHPPGLRLLSIPDGLPDEHPRGFLAFMESMCTAGSAAYRALLLSLVCAADAPVTCVVADGTMPFAIEIPEELGIPALSFVTHSACSYLAFLCMPKLVELGETPFTADDLVSSVPGMERFLRRRDLPRGLYCTEQGDGDPLVLKFAEAVGRTSKACALIFNTATSMERPALAHVASGTSDVFAIGPLHARSSSAASPSLWREDDGCMAWLDGHEDRSVVYVSLGSLAVITHAQFTEFLSGLAATGYAFLWALRPGMVQTTSPALLREAVGAAGGKGRVVEWAPQRDVLRHRAVGCFLTHAGWNSTLECAVEGMPMVCWPFFVDQQTNSRFVGAVWRTGLDMKDVCQRGVVERTVREAMASDEIRAAAQAMAQQLRLDVAETGSSSSELERLVRFIRELSVRSSSSPELLETSTSCRGLSFTSHYYY, from the coding sequence ATGGATGCCGCGGTGCACGTTCTCGTGTTCCCTTGGCCACGGCAGGGACACATCAATCCCATGCTCCAGTTCGCCACCGCCCTCGTCGACGTTGGCGTCCAAGTCACGTTCCTCCACACCGAGCACAACCTCCGCCGTCTCGCCCAGGCGCATCCGCCGGGCCTACGCTTGCTATCCATCCCCGACGGCCTCCCCGACGAGCACCCCCGCGGCTTCTTGGCGTTCATGGAGTCCATGTGCACGGCGGGCAGCGCCGCATACCGTGCCCTGCTCTTGTCGCTTGTCTGTGCTGCTGATGCGCCAGTGACATGCGTTGTCGCTGATGGCACCATGCCGTTCGCCATCGAAATCCCCGAGGAGCTCGGCATCCCCGCGCTCTCCTTCGTCACGCACAGCGCGTGCAGCTACCTAGCGTTCCTGTGTATGCCCAAGCTCGTCGAGCTCGGCGAGACTCCCTTCACTGCGGACGACCTGGTTTCTAGCGTTCCGGGGATGGAGCGCTTCCTCCGGCGACGAGATCTTCCTCGTGGGCTCTACTGCACCGAGCAAGGCGACGGTGATCCCTTGGTGCTCAAGTTCGCCGAGGCCGTCGGTCGTACCAGCAAGGCATGTGCGCTCATATTCAACACCGCCACGTCCATGGAGCGGCCAGCGCTCGCCCACGTCGCGTCGGGCACAAGCGACGTCTTCGCTATAGGCCCACTGCACGCCAGGTCGAGTTCCGCCGCAAGCCCAAGCCTGTGGCGGGAGGACGACGGATGCATGGCGTGGCTGGACGGCCACGAGGACCGGTCCGTCGTATACGTGAGCCTGGGGAGCCTCGCCGTGATCACGCACGCGCAGTTCACCGAGTTCCTCTCCGGCCTGGCCGCCACGGGGTACGCCTTCCTCTGGGCTCTCCGGCCGGGCATGGTCCAGACGACCAGCCCCGCTCTCCTCCGAGAAGCAGTCGGGGCAGCGGGAGGCAAGGGGCGCGTCGTCGAGTGGGCTCCTCAGCGGGACGTGTTGCGGCACCGGGCGGTGGGTTGCTTTCTGACACACGCCGGATGGAACTCGACGCTGGAGTGCGCCGTCGAGGGCATGCCGATGGTGTgctggcccttcttcgtcgaccagCAGACCAACAGCCGCTTCGTGGGCGCCGTCTGGAGGACGGGGCTGGACATGAAGGACGTCTGCCAGAGAGGGGTCGTGGAGAGGACGGTGAGAGAGGCCATGGCATCCGACGAGATCAGGGCAGCGGCCCAAGCCATGGCGCAGCAGTTGAGGCTGGATGTTGCGGAGACGGGGTCGTCGTCGTCGGAGTTGGAGCGTCTCGTCCGCTTCATCAGGGAGCTCAGCGTCAGATCCTCCTCAAGCCCAGAATTATTGGAAACTAGCACAAGCTGCAGAGGTCTCTCATTTACATCTCACTACTACTACTAA